gttccccttaatatccattccagacctgaagggcctggtaattgaatttggggggacccccaagcaatttttttttgtatgaatgaatttgctctgaattgccagagccgacaattcattatagccgcaagtcagttttaaatgtctttttttctttcagaaatgacactttgtgcagagacagttctaagtacgggaaacatgcgctatttcacatgctaactttacaccccccctaggtacgaaatttaaaggaatatttcacttttattgtttcacttttagcattattaaattcactgctcccgaaaaaacagacgtttttaaaactttttttgcattgatacatgtcccctgggacaggacccaggtccccaaacactttttaggacaataacttgcatattagcctttaaaattagcactttagatttcaaacgttcgagtcccatagactttaatagggttctaaagttcacacgaacatttggtgttcgcaagttctggtgcgaaccgaacaggggggtgttcggctcatcgctACTCAGGACTTTATAAAGAAAATAGCTGAAGTTAGAACTAGTGATGCCTGCTAAATGTTACCTTTCAAATACACAATAAAATAAACTCTAGTATAAAATGTACTTCTTACTATGTGGAATACGCCTTTAAATATTATTCAACAAATATTACAGTAAGTATACAAATTTAAATAAGCACATAATAAAAAAGAGCAGTTGAATGCACAAAAGACTATACATTTTCTGTAGCTAAAAGGCTTATACATTTTTTCTATAGCTTATAGAAAGCTGTCTACACAGCTGActcactgcagatgtcagcaaggCCAGATATATAAAAGAGCTTCCACACAGACACTGCTGCAGGTCACAGCTTCAGCACCAAACCTCCCAACAAGATGGTGAAGGTATGCTATAGATATTTCTTATTTACACAATAAAATAGAGAAAACCGACACAGTATATGTAATAGTAGAAAGTTATATGTTTTGTATAATATTTTTCATGGTAAAcatgtaaaaatattatttttatagatTGTCTTTTATGAGGACAGGAACTTCCAGGGTCGCTCCTATGAGTGCAACTCTGATTCCTCTGACTTGTCTTCATACTTCAATCGTTGTAACTCTATCCGAGTGGAGAATGGGAACTGGATCCTGTATGAGCTCCCTAACTATAGAGGACACCAGTACTTCCTAAGAAGAGGAGAATATCCTGATTTCCAGCAATGGATGGGATACAATGATTGTATTAGATCCTGCCGCTTGACTCCTCAGGTAAAACTATGATCttattcttttttatatatatattttgatgtgagaatgtggttaaaaataaaagtaCCCATAACATTTGGCCAGTAAGGCAAGGTAAGACAAACAATGAACAGTTTGTTAGTATAGTTTGAGAATAAACTAGCAGTGCTGGGCCTAGGGATGACGATTAATAAACACTTGAATGGATAACAATTGTTTTAGTAAGTACAAGTGAAAGAACTGGGAGGAGGCCTCAGTCATTAGAGTAGGAGGTATAATTTGGTCTAAATAAAGGTGGAACCTCAACTGGGGGGTCATTGGTTAAGAGTCTGAGTGGATACCATTGAGCATATAGAAAACATTGCAGTATAGATTGTTGGGTATCTATAGGCAAGGTTTGGATCAAAGATTCCCAAACATCAAAAACAAGTTTAGAATTTGTAATTTCCTAAGCAAAGCGGCCTTCACCTATTCTATtgcaaaaaagtacatttttttttctataaatgaaaaaatatattggtAAATTTACTTATGTAGAATGGGTGCGTGCCACAAGAGATATAGTTTTGCATTCAACAAGGGATGTGATAAGTTTGCAGCCCCTTGAATTTTAATAGAAGGCATGAAACAAGTCCACATGTAAATGTCCTCATTTTGGGCAGCAAGAAGAGGAGCTTAGGTTCAAAAGAATAATTAAAACGTCAAAGCATCATTTTGTGGTACATTGTGGCTTTGATCGTGCCCCAAGATAAACAAAGTAATTTTAGAAGATAATCAATCAGAAGCCAGGGGAAACTCTTGTTTCATTTGCCAGTTATTAGAGAGGTGTAGTCCAGCTATATGATTTTATTTGTGGAAAAAGGAATGcgttatagataaatagatatttCAGAAATTTCTCTAGGGTCATATTGGAATAACGTTTCTGCTTATTATCAACATCTGCAAGGAGTTTTATATAACAAAGCCCTTCATGGTGCCACTGTCTAAGAATAGGAAGGCCAGAGGACTCTGAGGGGTCTGGGTTGTTTCATAAGGGAAAAGAGATGTGTGACTATTTAGCCTGGAATGCGTGTGCATTTTGTGACCAACCATGTGTAGCATAAGAAGGGATTGACGGACATCCCTGTGGGAAAGAGTTATTTATGCATGTAAACAACAGACAACAATATTTGAGTATATCAAGGTGCCATTAATCCAGACTCTTAAATATCTAGTTAGAGATACTAAGTTACACAGTTTTTGGTCAGTAAATTTAGACCTCAATTACTGGGAGGTTGCTGTAGGGTGTGTAGGCCTATTGTTGCTCTCCTACTGCCCCAGGTGAATTCTTAGGAAATCTTATAAACATGTTTGATGTCAGAATGCTTGAGGAAGAGTGGGAGGACCTTtgttgtataaaaaaagtttaggaAAATCTACTATTTTTATGAAACTTATTCTGCCTATATAGGAAATATTAAAGTGTGTCTAGGTTGCTGGGGATGCTTTAATGACGCATAGCAGGGGAGGAATATAAACCTTTTATAGGTTATGGGGATTTTTAGGTATGGATACTCTAAGGTAAGAATTTTTTCCCCGgtccaaaaaaaatgatacattttGTTCCAAGAAGTCTTAAAAGATAAGTTCACagataaaaaaagtgcatttaaaaaaaaattgcagtctgaAGAGCGTTGCATCCATGATCAGCAGATTGCAGAGTTAATGTCAGGCTCCTTCAGACACTCAGTAAAGCTGTCTGCCCATACTGTATCTCCCCTACAGGCATGACAGCTActgaagtgcagaaaaaaagtaatATAGTATGAGGGCACTCATCAGCACACTTACAGTTGGGTGGCAGACGGAACTTGgatttcattcattcacagattggTATGAATGAATAACGTGGCTGCGTGGGTGGAGCCCCACACAGCCGCACTGATTTTAAATTGGGACAGTGGGTGCGAAGGGAAGAATCCTGGTCCACTGTTGAGGGATGCAGGTAGAGGTGCACAGTATCATATATtgtgttacaccctaaatacgggtgtaacatgtaacatgttactaaagttgaacttagcctttaatgctgatttaattattttatatctTAAAATATTTTGAatataaaatattcataaaaaggaaGAGATGAATGATATAGTCAAAATCGATTATGCTCAGCTTAGGTAATTAggcaaattgtattttttatttataaggtATGGGTTATTTTTTGGTATTTAGGGTAGTTCATTTACAACAATGTTGCATGTTGTTTTCCTTCTTTATCCATTTGATTGGTATTTGTGTACCATCACAATTTTATATTGTACTTTTCCTCatagtttttttccttaaaaacaTGAAATAATAAAGCTAATCAAAATGTTATTTTTGGCACAAGAACACATCCAAGATAACTTAAAGGATCttatgtaatgccctgtacacacgatcggttcgtctgatgaaaatgtgtgtgggccccatcattttttcccatcggtgaaaaaaatagaaactgttttaaaattttctgatggttaaaaaaacgatcgaaaaaaacgatcatctgtggggaaatccatcggtcaaaaatccacgcatgctcagaatcaagttgacgcatgctcggaagcattgaacttaatttttctcagcacgtcatagtgttttacgtcaccgcgttggacacgatcggatttttaactgatgggctgtaggcaagactgatgaaagtcagcttcattggatatctgatgaaaaaatccatcggtctgttttcatcggatgaaccgatcgtgtgtaagtggCATAAGTCTCAGGagacatttaaagtgcattacatgTTTCAAACCCCTTTTAATTTTGCTTGCCTCTTGACTCTAATGTATCTGGCTGAAAAAGTTTCACCAAAAATCTCAGGACAATAAAAACTTGCTAACCCTTTAAAGACATATGCTTTTTCATCACCCTTTATTGAAATATGGTTTTAGCAATAACATACTGTAACTCAtactttgttgttgtttttttggtggggggcacAGCACCGTGGACCATTCAGGCTTAGAGTGTATGAAAGGGAAGACTTTAAAGGACAGATGA
The Rana temporaria chromosome 6, aRanTem1.1, whole genome shotgun sequence DNA segment above includes these coding regions:
- the LOC120943802 gene encoding gamma-crystallin 1-like: MVKIVFYEDRNFQGRSYECNSDSSDLSSYFNRCNSIRVENGNWILYELPNYRGHQYFLRRGEYPDFQQWMGYNDCIRSCRLTPQHRGPFRLRVYEREDFKGQMMEFTEDCPHVFEQFRYNNIHSCHVQDGYWVFYEEPNYRGRQYYLKPAEYRRYSDWGASSPRIGSFKRVQYMH